In one Flavobacteriales bacterium genomic region, the following are encoded:
- a CDS encoding T9SS type A sorting domain-containing protein — protein MTSNAMNNRWCRLALVLGVHCLLFVAAPRCEAQNLVPNPGFEEADSCSDQLPPFAGIHDWYSVNGSPDHLRSCLPYGDFRGLPMNFFTYQEPFEGESCAGVYTYLQNGQTEYREWIMAPLLEPLVIGQTYYGSFRVNAAFGGNHTYPQHWLANDKVGMRFTTTAMPAWNAPNPYPVPPNQAHILYPQILSDTVGWTLVSGSFVADSAYQYLMIGQFFSNALTDTLHFSPQGVPWYWLPRAYTLVDAVCVSASPEGCDLGQGVGDGAAAGPILFPNPAQDQVIVGQRAGAEAQVLDAVGRVLWQGRITGNHWVLEVGSWARGAYGLRMVYQGKMESFKFVLAE, from the coding sequence ATGACCTCCAACGCGATGAACAACAGGTGGTGCCGCTTGGCACTGGTGCTTGGCGTGCACTGCCTGTTGTTCGTTGCTGCCCCGCGCTGCGAAGCGCAGAACCTGGTGCCCAACCCGGGGTTCGAGGAGGCGGATAGCTGCTCTGATCAGCTGCCTCCCTTCGCAGGCATCCATGATTGGTACAGCGTGAACGGAAGCCCGGATCATCTGCGTAGCTGTTTGCCTTACGGGGATTTCCGAGGGCTGCCCATGAATTTCTTCACCTATCAGGAGCCGTTCGAGGGCGAGTCTTGCGCGGGAGTGTACACCTACTTGCAGAATGGCCAGACGGAGTACCGGGAATGGATCATGGCTCCTTTACTGGAACCCTTGGTGATTGGGCAGACCTACTACGGCAGCTTCCGGGTGAATGCGGCGTTTGGAGGCAATCACACCTATCCCCAACATTGGCTGGCCAATGATAAGGTGGGCATGCGCTTCACCACCACGGCCATGCCTGCATGGAATGCCCCCAATCCCTATCCGGTGCCGCCTAATCAGGCGCACATCCTGTATCCGCAGATCCTTAGCGATACGGTGGGCTGGACCCTGGTGAGCGGCAGCTTTGTGGCGGACAGTGCCTACCAGTACCTGATGATCGGGCAGTTCTTCAGCAATGCCTTGACGGATACGCTGCATTTCTCACCGCAAGGGGTTCCCTGGTATTGGTTGCCTCGCGCCTACACTCTGGTGGATGCGGTCTGTGTTTCGGCCAGCCCGGAGGGTTGCGATCTGGGGCAAGGGGTGGGCGACGGCGCGGCAGCGGGACCGATACTGTTCCCGAATCCTGCGCAAGATCAAGTGATCGTGGGGCAACGGGCAGGGGCTGAAGCGCAGGTGCTGGATGCGGTGGGGCGCGTGCTGTGGCAGGGCCGTATCACCGGCAATCACTGGGTGCTGGAGGTGGGGAGTTGGGCGCGCGGCGCGTATGGGCTGCGCATGGTGTATCAGGGCAAGATGGAGTCGTTCAAGTTCGTATTGGCCGAATAG